A region from the Arvicola amphibius chromosome 12, mArvAmp1.2, whole genome shotgun sequence genome encodes:
- the LOC119827056 gene encoding mucosal pentraxin-like, translating into MATLIVGALLLSVLTGGVAQLDMKGKAFIFPQESTTAYVSLIPQVKKSLQNFTLCLKAFTDLTRPYSLFSYNTKTRDNEILLFVEKVGEYMFYVGNSRVTFKAPLNPYAPNHVCVSWESISGIAELWLNGKPLGRKGLKKGYTVGGEAKIIIGQEQDSFGGHFDIKQSFVGDIWEVAMWDHVVPLKTMDDGCQSGNLINWQSLIFKDSGYVVTKPKLWA; encoded by the exons ATGGCCACGCTCATTGTGGGTGCCCTGCTTCTCTCTGTTCTTACAGGAGGTGTAGCCCAATTAG ACATGAAGGGGAAGGCATTTATTTTCCCTCAAGAATCAACCACTGCCTATGTGTCCCTGATCCCGCAGGTGAAGAAGTCACTGCAGAACTTCACCTTGTGTCTGAAGGCCTTCACTGACCTCACCCGCCCGTACAGCCTCTTCTCCTACAATACGAAGACCAGGGACAATGAGATTCTTCTCTTTGTGGAGAAAGTGGGAGAGTACATGTTCTATGTTGGGAATTCAAGAGTCACTTTCAAAGCACCCCTAAATCCTTATGCCCCAAATCATGTCTGTGTGAGCTGGGAGTCTATCTCTGGGATTGCAGAACTCTGGCTAAATGGAAAGCCTTTGGGGAGAAAGGGCTTGAAGAAGGGGTACACTGTGGGTGGTGAGGCAAAGATTATCATTGGACAAGAGCAGGAttcctttgggggacattttgaTATAAAACAATCCTTTGTTGGGGATATTTGGGAGGTGGCCATGTGGGACCATGTGGTCCCCCTAAAAACAATGGATGACGGGTGTCAGAGCGGCAACCTTATAAATTGGCagtctcttatttttaaagacagtggcTATGTGGTGACTAAACCCAAACTGTGGGCTTAA
- the LOC119828012 gene encoding olfactory receptor 10J1-like, whose protein sequence is MMRRNHTVVSEFVFQGFSSFQESKLTLFTIFLTLYLLTLTGNAIIVVIISIDRHLHTPMYFFLSMLSTSETVYTLVIVPRMLSSLVGSSQSISLAGCATQMFFFITLAINNCFLLTAMGYDRYVAICNPLRYTVIMNKGVCAQLVWGSCSIGLLVAIIQIASVFRAPFCDKEVAHYFCDIRPVMKLSCADTTLHNIVNFIISSLVIVVPMGLVFISYVLIISTILKIASAEGRKKAFATCASHLTVVIIHYGCASIAYLKPKSENTRDQDQLISVTYTVFTPLLNPVVYTLRNKEVKDAIYRAIRKKSLA, encoded by the coding sequence ATGATGAGAAGAAACCACACAGTGGTGAGCGAATTTGTTTTCCAAGGTTTCTCCAGCTTCCAGGAATCTAAGCTTACTCTCTTTACGATATTTCTGACCTTGTACCTGCTAACCCTGACTGGCAATGCCATTATTGTGGTAATTATCAGCATTGATCGTCACCTTCAtactcccatgtacttctttctTAGTATGCTTTCCACTTCAGAGACAGTGTACACACTGGTTATTGTGCCAAGGATGCTTTCCAGCCTTGTAGGTTCAAGCCAATCCATTTCTTTGGCTGGCTGCGCTACCCAGATGTTCTTTTTCATTACTTTGGCCATTAACAACTGTTTTCTGCTCACAGCAATGGGATATGACCGCTATGTAGCCATCTGCAACCCCTTGAGGTACACAGTCATCATGAACAAAGGGGTATGTGCCCAGCTAGTATGGGGGTCCTGCAGCATTGGGCTGCTTGTGGCCATAATTCAAATAGCATCTGTGTTCAGGGCACCTTTCTGTGACAAAGAGGTAGCTCACTATTTCTGTGACATCCGCCCTGTTATGAAACTGTCCTGTGCTGACACCACTCTACACAACATAGTGAACTTTATCATCAGCTCACTGGTTATTGTGGTGCCCATGGGCTTGGTTTTCATCTCATACGTTCTCATCATCTCCACCATCCTCAAGATTGCCTCTgctgagggaaggaagaaggcctTTGCCACTTGTGCCTCCCACCTCACTGTGGTCATCATCCACTATGGCTGTGCCTCTATTGCCTACCTCAAACCCAAATCAGAGAACACCAGAGATCAAGACCAGCTGATCTCGGTAACTTATACTGTTTTTACTCCTCTCCTCAACCCTGTGGTATATACCTTGAGAAACAAAGAAGTCAAGGACGCCATTTACCGTGCTATTAGGAAAAAATCTCTGGCCTAG